Part of the Brassica rapa cultivar Chiifu-401-42 unplaced genomic scaffold, CAAS_Brap_v3.01 Scaffold1058, whole genome shotgun sequence genome, CTGTTGGGCGGCTTGAAGCTCATCAAGCCTCTGGTAGATATGATCTACACCTGTATTCATAAGGTTAGTCATGGAATCATTCAAAGCTCTCATCTGCAAGTTAGATAAACCAGCAAAAGAATTTTCCAGGTCGGctcctttcttcttcactaCTCATGGTCTTCCTGAAAACTTtttatacacaaaatattagtAGACAAAAGAAATTGCTTACTCTCTCAAATGTCTGCTCTCACCCACACAcatgtttctctcagatttaagTGATCACTCAAAGTCTCTtctcaatgttctaagagaacaagtcaagtgatagaccatggattttacccacttttagccatggtttataagtgttttagTATAGAGTCTATTttgagtatttacaggttcagagACGATTTGGAGGAAAGTGGTAATTTTGTTGTCTTTTGGAGCCCTTTTGAGTGCAGAGCTGCACAGACGCATCAGATATTTAGCTATGTATGGAGATCTTcccaccgttagattgagcgtatcatttgacacaagatagagctttgagttagctttccaatgccaccagtttgaggtcaatcagcatcctgtatcagaagttatgcccgttttactaAAGAATGATCAGTCTGCCTCCCGAAAGCTGTAGAGGAGATGAAGGACTGTGGATCGACGGTGCACCCTTAGAATTGATCGATGGTGATGCCAGAATATTGGCCAAGCATATTTTATGACCGACTGAAGTCCAGAAAcaaccacaaattaccagaatatcCTTGGACGACctaaaaccctatttatgtgttttctaagccattgttgacggctaaactttattttatttattgttttctcttaggttaggagagaagggaggaaatCTTTCAGAGTTATCCTGGAAATCCTTTGGTTTTTAtatctatttcaattttatatctCTGCATATCTATGATTTCTGTGACAAACTTTATGTTTGAATAGATCCACATGTTAGGTTTACAGTTCAAATAGGCACTACAAGAAATATCAGCATTAGTAACGTCGAGAATGTGCTACCATAACGTTTTTGTAGCGTTTCGAAGAACGCCGTGACAGCCGCAGCTATGGTAGATCCCTCTTCTATCGTAGCGTATTTTCGTGTgctataaaaaataaagatattataGCATTTAGCCAGTACTATATTAAACTGTTTTAATAGCACCATATTTTAGCTAGTAAATTCTTTTCTATCGCGTTTTTATTTTGCCATGACACAATTTATATTGACATATTTTCAATgctatgaaaattaaaattaatatatcctttgctgaaaaaattaaaaaaaaaattgattattattattattattaaatattaaaaattagtttacaACTGATTTCGGTATATAAATTAACCGGTTTGCAAATGATTTCGGTTGATATTAAAAATTCGGTTTACACCTGATTTCGGTTTACAAATTAAACCAGATTACAAATGTTTTCAGTTTATAAATTAAACCAGTTTACATACAAACCGGGTTTAAAACTAATTAACTAACCAAAACATAATTAAGCTTAACCTAAACCTAAGCCGCCGCTACCAGAGCCTCCGCCTCCAGCCTCCGCATGCAGCGCCTACAGCCTCCGGGGCATCCGCCTCAGGCCTTGGTTCTCTTACTCCAGCCTCCACAACCTCTATTCGCTTACGCCAGTCGCATACctcctctgcttcttcttcactcGTTCAATTCTTCTACCTTCACCAAAATTAAAACCACACAGAGGAGAGATGATGAGAAAGTAGTTATTTGTAGATCTAAAAAGAAGGACGGGATTCATTACCATTGACATAGCCAGTATGGAGATGGAGAGACATGGAGCCGTGGGAGAGAGAAAGAGGGAGTCGGAGAAGATGGACGTAGGAGCAACACGCTTCTCTTGCCTCGACTTAGTAAAGTTTGCTCTGTTAAGCTTAGCGAAACCCCTAAACAAAAGCCACAAACTTCATGAGTTCGACAGGGGAGAGAGACGGAAAAGAGAAATCAGTGAGATAGAGGATGAAAATGGAGTAGGGGTTATTGGTTGTcgtattttaatagatttgaaaatccgaactaaatctagtgttattgtttttatgatttttaaatctgtattaaaatcatgtgttattggttctatgattttcaaatatgtattaaaatcatgtgttattggtttaatgattcataaattctatattaaatcaagtgttattcaatcgtacggatttactaatatatttgattttataatagatttgaatagatttgtttggattttttagttaaaaatacaaagactcaaatccgagAGAAAACTTTCGTATTtacatattttacttggatttataaatattatataaatttctaaatcaatcaaaatatataaactaataacaCCTCCGGAATAAATCAGTGATAAAGGTTGACAGAggaagaattaaaaaaaactgtgAGATAGAGGAGAAAAAGTTACGACAGGGGAGAGAGAAGGACAAGAGAAGAAACACAACAAGGTTAAATCTGACCTTTGGATTAAAGGATATCAACGGTTAATATGGTGATCCGCGTACTTATGTATTAGTGGTTCATATTTTCAGTCCCTTTATTTGTttattaaccaaaaaaacatttcttttgtttgtgttttgttattttgttttgttttgtcaattgtgttttgttatttatttattttaacattttagttTCTATGACATTTCTTTCTTTGCTATAACACACTTgtataaagtttttcttttaaaaattaaaatttagatttcAGGTTTTTATTAAATGGAGATATGGTTAATGTTTggagttagggtttagggtatggAGTTTGATTGAAGATTTAAGGTTTTATGTTTGTAAGTTATAACTTacgattaaaaaattaaattttaagtttaattttaatattatatgttatggtgtgaaaaaatagagttttaaTTAGAGAAAATGACACAAAGaacactaaaccaagttttcctccccaaactagcactcaggatcagaagtcacaaaaataggtttcattaaaggggTAATTTACCCTTATGCCCTCTtctttaactaatttaaaaaaaaaatttgaaatcaattGTCGCCGTCCTCGTTTCatcgcttcttcttctcctcatcgctgtctttcgtcgtcgtcgtctctccgtcgttgtcgtcgtcgtctctccgtcgtcgtctctccgtcgttGTCGTCatcgtctctccgtcgtcgtcgtcgtcttcgcCTCTCCGTTgatccgtcgtcgtcgtctctccgtttATTTATCGTCGTCGTTGTCGTTTCTCAATTGATCTGTCGTTTCTACGTCTATTcatctcattctctctctcgTGTGTCTGATTTGATTAAGGTTTGAATCATTTCATTTTGTTATACATTATCTaggttttgttatatattattcatttgtTGATGAATTGAAGTTGATTTTGTAGAACAATGGAAGTTTTGTGCATCTGTGGACAATGGATCTCAAAAGAATCTCTCCGGTGGGAGTTTCTTGTTGATTTGAAGAGGAATGCATCAATCATTTCCATAGAAGAAGATCTACTGTATGAAGATTTGATGAAGATTGTCTCTGAAGATTTTAGTGTTAAAGAGGAAGAAATCAGTTTGAGTTATGGTTTTTCATTGGATATGAAATGTATTATTGAAAGTTTCCCCCCACTCTCGATAGGTAATACTCGTCAGCTCAGAACTTTCATTTCCAAGACTAGAGCATTTGATGGAACCTGTCGTTTGTGTGTTAAggtttgtatgatttttttcttacttaGACTTTTCAGGATATGCTTCATAACCAAGTATTatgccttacagaactacttgacttttgcaGGTTAGTACTGATCCAGCTAGCTGTAACACTCAAGCTTCTGATACATTTGCTTCTACTGTTCCATTGAATGCCAATCCAGCGATTCTTTCTACTGTGCAGAGTGAAAAACAGGTACATTGTCCTTAATTCtctttttctgtttgtgtttgcatgatatgcttcataatcaagtattatgccttacagaactacttgacttttgcaGAGTCTTCTATATGAAGGTGTTTCTACAGTTCCTCTGAATGCTCTTCCTGATTCAGCTAGCTGTAACACTCAAGCTTCTGATACATTTGCTTCTACTGTTCCATTGAATGCTAATCCAGTGATTCTTTCTACTGTGCAGAGTGAAAAACAGGTACATTGTCCCTAATTTcctttttctgtttgtgtttgcatgatatgcttcataatcaagtattatgccttacaaaactacttgacttttgcaGAGTCTTCTATATGAAGGTGTTTCTACAGTTCCTCTGAATGCTCTTCCGGATTTTAGCCCTGTCCATATTGGACTTTCACCAACCACGAGAGGAGTTGGCGATATTAAGGTGAATAGCTATTTTAAGACAAAGAGAGAGTTGatgttgaggatgaagaaatGGGTTTTAGAGTGGAAGTTTGAGTACAAGACTGTCTCTTCTAACAAGTCAAGAGTGCTTTTGAGTTGTGTTGATGAAAATTGCACGTGGAGGATGCGTGCTATCAAGCTAcctgtttcagattttttcgtTGTTAAAAAGTATGTTCATGAGCATACATGCGATACAACACACAGGAAAGCCAACCACAGACAAGCATCTGCAAAGTTGTTGGGTTCTTTGATTTCCAGCAATTATGGAGAAAAAAAGGAAGGTCTCAAACCGAAACAGATCATTGAACAGGTCAGGACGCTGCATGGTGTTCACATCAATTACAAACAAGCTTGGAGAGTGAGAGAAGAAGCTCAGATTTTGGTTAGAGGGACTCCTGAAGACAGCTATTACAATTTGTCTAGGTGGTTGTATAAAATCACAGaaacaaaccctggttccttgaCTTATCAACATGTTGATGCTGCAGGAAAGTTCAAGTATGCATTTGTGGCTTTTGGTCCATCGATAAGGGGATTCTCATTGATGAGGAGAGTTATTGCAGTAGATGGTACATTTCTGAAGGGAAAATTCAATGGGACTTTATTGGCAGCTTGTGCTCAAGATGGGAATTATCATCTATATCCTCTCGCCTTTGCAGTGGTTGACGCAGAAAACGGCGCCTCTTGGAAATGGTTCTTTAGAGGTTTGAGCCAAAAGATCCCGGACGCTTCGGATCTTGTTTTTGTATCAGACAGGACTAACTCCATTTCTTCAGCGTTGGAGGATGTATATCCCTTATCTCACCATGGAATTTGCAGGATCCATCTGCTCCACAACATCACTCCTACATATGCGAAGACTGGGTTGCTACCTCTGGTGGAAAGCGCTGCTGATGCCTATACGTGTCACGAGTTCTGGTTAATCTTCAAGGACATAAAGGATAAATGTCCTGAATTGGCTAAGTATCTGGAAGAGTCTGATTTTAGGAAGTGGGCACGAAGCTATGCGCCTGCGAACAGGTATAATATCATGACTACCAACATTGCAGAGTCTCTCAATTCTATGTTGAAGATGCCTCGTGAGTTGCCCATTATCTCTCTCCTTGAAACTATCAGATTGACGATGACCACTTGGTTTTTTGAGCGACGCGAAGCGGCTGCGAAACATAAGCACCTGGTTACTCCAAAAGTTGTGCAGAAATTGGTATCTAGGTTAGGGGCCGCAATGTTGTTGAATGTGTATCAAGTTGATCGAAGCGAGTTTGAGGTGAAGAATGAAACAATGAAGTTTGTTGTTGACTTGGAGAAGCGGCATTGCACATGTAATGTTTTCGACATTGACAAGATCCCCTGCATCCATGCCATCGCTGCTGCTAAACATATCAAGAGAGATGAAAACCGTTTTGTTGATGCTTCTCACTTGACAGAAACGTGGGCTAAAGCTTATGCTGAAAGCATACATCCTGGTGGAGAGTTGTCAACGTCCACCTATCCAGAGAATATTGATGAACTGTCTTGCCCACCTCCAgctaccaaaaagaaaagtggACGCCCTCctacaaagagaaagagatccgTTGGCGAGTTTGGGGTTCCTAGATCTAAATCTCAGTCCCACAAGTGCAGCAGATGTGGCACAGGAGGGCACAACAAGATCACATGCCAGAGGCCTATAGGATGAAGTTCTACATTTTTATCGATTATTATTTGGATGTTGGCTATTTGATGGTTACATGATATGCACAAGCCaatatacattttttcttttggaacccTATCCTGAATAAGTATGATTTCTTCcaacttttgtaatatacaacattatcttttgatctCATTTCAATTCTTAGTTTAAACTTCTTTGCTAGAAAAAAACACAGTAATATTCAACTATTCTGGAATCCCATCCAGAAATACCGAGTTCCTTTCCAAGGTTTATAATACAACATTTTCTGTTAAGAATAATTATGTGGAAAAGtgtaacagatgattctcctcggTTTAGCGGCTAAAACACCTATCTGTCGAAATTGTAACGCTTGActcgacccgggttcgattccccTACTAATcagagtttttaaaaaaaatttaagttgaataaaaataaaagaaatatattacTTTACTTACAACATGTAATGACTGAAATTAACTTGGCCTAGTGGCTACTACACCTTAATTCCCTCTTTCCTCCTAGTCATCTTCAGGTTCGAATCCTATGAgatgtgtatatatttttttttcctccaaaatttGCAAATCACATTATCAAATTTTCCAAATGTGTAGATATTAA contains:
- the LOC117131575 gene encoding uncharacterized protein LOC117131575, with translation MKKWVLEWKFEYKTVSSNKSRVLLSCVDENCTWRMRAIKLPVSDFFVVKKYVHEHTCDTTHRKANHRQASAKLLGSLISSNYGEKKEGLKPKQIIEQVRTLHGVHINYKQAWRVREEAQILVRGTPEDSYYNLSRWLYKITETNPGSLTYQHVDAAGKFKYAFVAFGPSIRGFSLMRRVIAVDGTFLKGKFNGTLLAACAQDGNYHLYPLAFAVVDAENGASWKWFFRGLSQKIPDASDLVFVSDRTNSISSALEDVYPLSHHGICRIHLLHNITPTYAKTGLLPLVESAADAYTCHEFWLIFKDIKDKCPELAKYLEESDFRKWARSYAPANRYNIMTTNIAESLNSMLKMPRELPIISLLETIRLTMTTWFFERREAAAKHKHLVTPKVVQKLVSRLGAAMLLNVYQVDRSEFEVKNETMKFVVDLEKRHCTCNVFDIDKIPCIHAIAAAKHIKRDENRFVDASHLTETWAKAYAESIHPGGELSTSTYPENIDELSCPPPATKKKSGRPPTKRKRSVGEFGVPRSKSQSHKCSRCGTGGHNKITCQRPIG
- the LOC117131578 gene encoding uncharacterized protein LOC117131578; translation: MEVLCICGQWISKESLRWEFLVDLKRNASIISIEEDLLYEDLMKIVSEDFSVKEEEISLSYGFSLDMKCIIESFPPLSIGNTRQLRTFISKTRAFDGTCRLCVKVSTDPASCNTQASDTFASTVPLNANPAILSTVQSEKQVHCP